A stretch of the Papaver somniferum cultivar HN1 chromosome 6, ASM357369v1, whole genome shotgun sequence genome encodes the following:
- the LOC113286172 gene encoding uncharacterized protein LOC113286172, with product MGICSSYESVSVATAKIIHQDGQLQEFSYPVKVSYVLQKHPSCFICNSDEMDFGNYVSALHGDEELQLGHLYFVLPLSRLKQPIQAEDLAALAVMASSALMKSSSTSNKKDSAPLVFSVTNQMKNMRVANSNTVGNGGGGGRGAVVGNKHKRGSSRGRDFTSNLNVITE from the coding sequence atgggTATATGTAGTTCATATGAATCGGTATCTGTAGCAACAGCAAAGATAATCCATCAAGATGGACAGCTTCAAGAATTTTCATACCCAGTGAAAGTTTCATATGTATTGCAGAAACACCCATCTTGTTTCATTTGTAACTCTGATGAAATGGATTTCGGTAACTATGTATCTGCCCTTCATGGTGATGAAGAGCTTCAGTTGGGTCATCTTTATTTTGTTCTGCCATTGAGTAGATTGAAGCAACCAATACAGGCTGAAGATTTAGCAGCATTAGCTGTCATGGCAAGTTCTGCATTGATGAAGAGTAGTAGTACTAGTAACAAAAAAGATAGTGCTCCCCTCGTGTTCTCTGTAACGAATCAAATGAAAAACATGCGAGTTGCAAATAGCAATACTGtgggtaatggtggtggtggtggtcggggAGCGGTGGTGGGGAATAAGCATAAAAGAGGTAGTAGTAGAGGACGTGATTTTACGTCCAATTTGAATGTCATAACGGAATAG